A section of the Rhizobium sp. SSA_523 genome encodes:
- a CDS encoding DEAD/DEAH box helicase, with amino-acid sequence MTTFADLGLSQKVLSAVTDAGYSTPTPIQAGAIPPALQRRDICGIAQTGTGKTASFVLPMLTLLEKGRARARMPRTLILEPTRELAAQVAENFEKYGKNHKLNVALLIGGVSFDEQDRKLERGADVLICTPGRLLDHCERGKLLMTGVEILVIDEADRMLDMGFIPDIERIAKMIPFTRQTLFFSATMPPEIQKLADRFLQNPERVEVAPPSSTAKTVTQRLVASHNKDYEKRAVLRELIRAQNDLKNAIIFCNRKKDVADLFRSLERHGFSVGALHGDMDQRSRTNMLAGFKDNQITLLVASDVAARGLDIPDVSHVFNFDVPIHAEDYVHRIGRTGRAGRSGRAFTLVTKSDSKYLDAIEKLIGQQIEWESGDLSALPPPMESQDSGRARGKSRERDKDRDRDRGRSKRGHKADIRAADTAEVIEQAPSERAPSERAPTERAPIERAPIERAPSERAPKEQRTDSVAAELQKADHRKPQNGGRNQSRPYPANDDHRERRRRRDDDDGPTPVGFGDDIPAFMLIVANAKG; translated from the coding sequence TTGACCACTTTTGCTGATCTTGGCTTGAGCCAGAAAGTCCTTTCCGCCGTGACCGACGCGGGCTATTCAACGCCTACGCCGATTCAGGCCGGTGCCATCCCGCCCGCCCTCCAGCGGCGCGATATTTGCGGGATCGCACAGACGGGGACAGGCAAGACAGCCTCCTTCGTCCTGCCGATGCTGACCCTTCTCGAGAAGGGCCGCGCCCGGGCTCGCATGCCGCGGACGCTCATTCTGGAACCGACGCGCGAACTCGCGGCGCAGGTTGCGGAAAATTTCGAAAAATACGGCAAGAACCACAAGCTGAACGTGGCGCTGCTGATCGGCGGCGTCTCCTTCGACGAGCAGGACCGCAAGCTGGAGCGCGGCGCCGACGTGCTGATCTGCACGCCCGGCCGGCTTCTCGATCATTGCGAGCGCGGCAAACTGCTGATGACGGGTGTGGAAATCCTCGTCATCGACGAAGCCGACCGCATGCTCGACATGGGCTTCATCCCGGATATCGAGCGGATCGCCAAGATGATCCCCTTTACCCGCCAGACCCTGTTCTTCTCGGCCACCATGCCGCCGGAAATCCAGAAGCTGGCGGATCGCTTCCTGCAGAACCCGGAGCGTGTCGAGGTGGCACCGCCCTCCTCCACCGCCAAGACCGTGACGCAGCGCCTCGTCGCTTCGCACAACAAGGATTACGAGAAGCGCGCAGTGCTGCGCGAGCTCATCCGGGCGCAGAATGATCTCAAGAATGCGATCATCTTCTGCAACCGCAAGAAGGATGTCGCGGATCTGTTCCGCTCGCTCGAACGCCACGGCTTTTCCGTCGGCGCCTTGCATGGCGACATGGACCAGCGCTCCCGCACCAATATGCTGGCCGGCTTCAAGGACAATCAGATCACGCTTCTGGTAGCCTCGGACGTCGCCGCGCGCGGCCTCGACATTCCCGATGTCAGCCATGTCTTCAATTTCGACGTGCCGATCCATGCGGAGGATTATGTCCACCGAATCGGCCGCACCGGCCGCGCCGGCCGATCCGGACGTGCCTTCACCCTCGTCACCAAATCCGACTCGAAATATCTCGACGCGATCGAAAAGCTGATCGGCCAGCAGATCGAATGGGAAAGCGGCGATCTGTCTGCGCTTCCGCCTCCGATGGAGAGCCAGGATAGCGGTCGGGCGCGCGGCAAGTCTCGCGAGCGCGACAAGGATCGGGATCGGGATCGTGGACGGTCCAAGCGCGGTCATAAAGCTGACATCCGGGCAGCCGATACTGCCGAAGTCATCGAGCAGGCTCCCAGCGAGCGGGCTCCTAGCGAACGGGCTCCCACTGAGCGGGCTCCCATTGAACGGGCTCCCATTGAACGGGCTCCCAGTGAACGGGCTCCAAAGGAACAAAGGACGGACAGCGTGGCGGCAGAACTTCAGAAGGCAGACCATCGCAAGCCGCAGAATGGTGGCCGCAACCAGTCGCGCCCCTATCCTGCCAATGACGACCACCGCGAACGCCGCCGCCGCCGTGATGACGATGACGGCCCGACGCCGGTCGGCTTCGGCGACGACATTCCGGCTTTCATGCTGATCGTGGCCAACGCCAAGGGCTGA
- the tyrS gene encoding tyrosine--tRNA ligase gives MSRFKSDFLRTLDERGFIHQVSDENGLDALLTKETVTAYIGYDPTASSLHVGHLTQIMMLHWFQATGHRPISLMGGGTGMVGDPSFKEEARKLMTIDMIEENIASIKRVFAHYLNYEAGPKGGALMINNAEWLRPLNYLEFLRDVGRHFSVNRMLSFDSVKTRLDREQSLSFLEFNYMILQAYDYVELAKRYECRLQMGGSDQWGNIINGIDLGHRMGTEQLYALTSPLLTTASGAKMGKSASGAVWLNAELMPVYDFWQYWRNTEDADVERFLKLFTILPMDEIARLAALGGSEINEAKKVLATEITAILHGRDAAEAAAETARKTFEEGALSQNLPSVEIPAAELDAGIGLLALMVRAGLAASNGEARRHVQGGAVRINDQPVADERQVIGSGEVTADGVIKLSLGKKKHILVRPA, from the coding sequence ATGTCCAGGTTCAAGTCCGATTTTCTCCGCACGCTCGACGAACGCGGCTTCATCCACCAGGTTTCCGACGAGAACGGGCTGGATGCGCTGCTGACCAAGGAAACCGTGACGGCCTATATCGGCTATGATCCGACGGCCTCCAGCCTGCATGTCGGCCATCTCACGCAGATCATGATGCTGCACTGGTTCCAGGCCACGGGCCACCGGCCGATCTCGCTGATGGGCGGCGGAACCGGCATGGTGGGCGATCCGTCCTTCAAGGAGGAAGCACGTAAGCTGATGACGATCGACATGATCGAGGAGAATATCGCCTCGATCAAGCGGGTCTTTGCGCACTACCTGAACTACGAAGCGGGGCCGAAGGGCGGCGCGCTGATGATCAACAATGCAGAGTGGCTGCGGCCGCTGAATTACCTCGAATTCCTGCGCGATGTCGGCCGGCACTTCTCCGTCAACCGCATGCTGTCCTTCGACAGCGTCAAGACGCGTCTCGACCGCGAGCAGTCATTGTCCTTCCTGGAATTCAACTACATGATCCTCCAGGCCTATGACTATGTCGAGCTGGCGAAGCGTTACGAGTGCCGTCTGCAGATGGGCGGCTCCGATCAATGGGGCAATATCATCAACGGCATCGATCTCGGTCACCGCATGGGCACCGAGCAACTCTACGCGCTGACCTCGCCGCTGCTGACCACCGCCTCGGGCGCAAAAATGGGCAAATCCGCGTCAGGCGCCGTGTGGCTGAATGCCGAACTGATGCCGGTCTATGATTTCTGGCAGTACTGGCGCAACACCGAGGATGCCGATGTCGAGCGCTTCCTGAAGCTCTTCACCATTCTGCCGATGGATGAGATCGCCCGGCTTGCCGCGCTCGGCGGTTCGGAGATCAACGAGGCGAAGAAGGTGCTGGCAACGGAAATCACTGCCATCCTGCACGGTCGCGATGCGGCGGAGGCTGCGGCGGAAACCGCACGCAAGACATTCGAAGAAGGCGCGCTGTCGCAAAACCTGCCCTCCGTCGAGATTCCGGCAGCCGAACTCGATGCCGGGATCGGCCTGCTGGCCCTGATGGTCCGCGCCGGACTTGCCGCCTCCAATGGCGAAGCGCGTCGCCATGTCCAGGGCGGGGCCGTGCGGATCAACGATCAGCCCGTGGCAGACGAACGCCAGGTGATCGGCAGCGGCGAGGTGACGGCCGATGGCGTCATCAAGCTGTCGCTCGGCAAGAAGAAGCACATTCTGGTGCGCCCCGCCTGA
- a CDS encoding M23 family metallopeptidase, translating to MAEAGDNRVFGKRARQHVLILASGDRIRHMAIRPWMAGLGLCFVLVFTIGYLAATTYLVLRDDLIGAAMARQARIQHDYEDRISALRAQLDRITSRQLLDQQVVEQKVEKLLEQQSALFSRHGKLGDLMERAEEQGLGGEAAPPVNAFQPQKRDKQAMLGDGLKAIDHLLSADQNTKARTTASAFSPAASPAGLSTAFSHADESVADRADRVFSKVTLSLKTIEQEQFSRIHELTADAEKKASAMAAIMRPIGVALPIQAPELGSDTGGPFVEPMHLNAFDASLDQLDAALNRLDNVRQTAKDLPFGNPAPGDSITSPFGNRVDPFLGRLALHTGIDFRADIGQPVKATGRGKVISSGYSGGYGNMVEIDHGQGITTRFGHLSAALVSVGEHVEAGDVIGKAGSTGRSTGPHIHYEVRRNGDAVDPIRFLNAGMKLTTYM from the coding sequence TTGGCAGAGGCGGGTGACAATCGTGTTTTCGGCAAGCGTGCCAGACAGCACGTGCTGATCCTCGCTTCAGGCGATCGCATCCGCCACATGGCGATCCGTCCCTGGATGGCAGGCCTCGGTCTCTGTTTCGTCCTCGTCTTCACGATCGGCTATCTCGCCGCGACCACCTATCTCGTCCTGCGCGACGACCTGATCGGCGCGGCAATGGCCCGCCAGGCGCGTATCCAGCATGATTATGAAGACCGTATTTCGGCCCTCCGGGCGCAGCTCGACCGGATCACCTCCCGCCAGCTTCTCGACCAGCAGGTGGTGGAACAGAAGGTGGAAAAGCTGCTCGAACAGCAGAGCGCCCTGTTTTCCCGCCATGGCAAGCTCGGGGACCTGATGGAGCGGGCGGAAGAGCAAGGCCTTGGCGGCGAAGCCGCGCCGCCGGTCAATGCCTTCCAGCCGCAGAAGCGCGACAAGCAGGCCATGCTCGGCGATGGCCTGAAGGCGATCGATCATCTCCTCTCCGCCGACCAGAACACCAAGGCACGGACCACGGCCTCCGCTTTCTCGCCCGCTGCATCGCCTGCCGGACTCTCGACCGCCTTCTCGCATGCCGACGAAAGCGTGGCCGATCGGGCGGACCGCGTCTTTTCCAAGGTGACGCTCTCGCTGAAGACCATCGAGCAGGAACAGTTTTCCCGCATCCACGAATTGACGGCCGATGCGGAGAAGAAGGCGAGCGCGATGGCGGCGATCATGCGCCCGATCGGCGTTGCCCTGCCAATCCAGGCGCCGGAGCTTGGGAGCGATACCGGCGGCCCCTTCGTCGAGCCGATGCATCTCAACGCCTTCGATGCCTCTCTCGACCAGCTGGACGCTGCCTTGAACCGCCTCGACAATGTCCGCCAGACGGCCAAGGACCTGCCTTTCGGCAATCCCGCACCCGGCGACAGCATTACCAGCCCCTTCGGCAACCGTGTCGACCCTTTCCTCGGCCGCCTGGCCCTGCACACCGGCATTGATTTTCGCGCCGATATTGGCCAGCCGGTCAAGGCGACCGGGCGCGGCAAGGTCATCTCGTCCGGCTATTCCGGCGGATATGGCAATATGGTGGAGATCGATCACGGCCAGGGAATCACCACGCGCTTCGGGCATCTGTCCGCGGCCCTGGTGAGCGTCGGCGAGCATGTGGAAGCCGGTGACGTCATCGGCAAAGCGGGCTCGACCGGCCGGTCGACCGGACCGCATATTCACTACGAGGTCCGCCGCAATGGTGACGCGGTGGATCCGATCCGCTTCCTCAATGCCGGCATGAAACTGACGACCTATATGTGA
- a CDS encoding TfoX/Sxy family protein produces MDNAAIEDMFEALGSVSIRRMFGGKGIYHQGIIFALELRDEIMLKADAETAPLFAAAGARQWSYEGKSGKAVLMPYWTIPEEALDDPDSMAKWSRLAFEAGLRASRP; encoded by the coding sequence ATGGACAATGCGGCGATCGAAGACATGTTCGAGGCTTTGGGATCGGTCAGCATCCGCCGCATGTTCGGCGGCAAGGGCATCTATCACCAGGGCATCATCTTTGCGCTCGAACTGCGAGACGAGATCATGCTGAAGGCCGATGCCGAGACGGCGCCGCTGTTTGCCGCCGCCGGCGCCCGGCAATGGTCCTATGAGGGAAAATCCGGCAAGGCCGTCCTGATGCCCTACTGGACGATACCGGAAGAGGCGCTGGACGATCCGGACAGCATGGCGAAATGGAGCCGGCTTGCCTTCGAGGCCGGACTGCGCGCATCCAGACCTTAG
- the bcp gene encoding thioredoxin-dependent thiol peroxidase, whose translation MSELSVGATAPDFTLARDGGGTVSLSDFRGKPVIVYFYPKDDTSGCTVEALDFTARASDFAAVGATVLGISPDPVARHDKFIKKHDLRVVLLSDEEQQAANAYGVWKEKSMYGRTYMGIERSTFLVDADGKLSRIWNKVKVAGHADEVLEAVKAL comes from the coding sequence ATGTCTGAATTATCGGTCGGCGCAACCGCGCCCGACTTCACGCTTGCCAGGGATGGCGGCGGGACGGTGTCGCTGTCGGATTTTCGCGGCAAGCCCGTCATCGTCTATTTCTACCCCAAGGACGATACGAGCGGCTGCACGGTCGAAGCCCTGGATTTCACCGCCCGCGCCTCGGATTTCGCCGCTGTCGGCGCAACCGTTCTCGGCATTTCGCCCGATCCCGTCGCCCGCCATGACAAATTCATCAAGAAGCACGATCTGCGGGTGGTCCTTTTGTCCGATGAAGAACAGCAGGCCGCCAATGCCTATGGCGTCTGGAAGGAAAAAAGCATGTATGGCCGGACCTACATGGGCATCGAACGATCGACCTTCCTCGTCGATGCCGATGGAAAGCTTTCGCGCATCTGGAACAAGGTGAAGGTTGCCGGCCATGCGGATGAAGTGCTTGAAGCCGTCAAGGCCCTGTGA
- a CDS encoding DUF3971 domain-containing protein, with protein MADIRGEKVVFRRRDMVDLHSLPSAQAHDPIIVNCPRPRSRAAGVIRYLCFFLLLVLLAGASIFLAIETGAIDSTLKSRAQSALNAAIGPRYQATVGATVLRFDSDLRIALEARNVDIIEVATGAHLTRTGSLRLAIDPLALARGQVSIRHIEAQDISLDTALLPAGDPMDLSQMRIDRLPAWLEQAFQRLDEARGVIERTGTGSINISGIRVQFPPDREGRVSSLVVDDLVLSLSDSGQVVLTGIVELDGRRANLLVSASSEQGVTRKLEAKVTGLDLTPFLLQRDGDGAPREGLQGAVTVNLSAVRDTSEADPAIRAQIDHEPGMFYFDGIGQELSGASIRVAYDFAKNLIEILPSDMRFGPTVLPVSGALVDLDRLNPAEKRPGFGLDLLVSGGRAQGESGADEPVVFDLKANGRYLSADRLLEVDDMFVSSPMGQMAGSLKLRLLGNVSPEISFGAQLPKMDVAAVKQLWPFWMARKPRDWVTANMFGGTVTNGSIAVFIPGGRMKGPGVPLDLNADELQLSFDIADNRMNITGDIPPVRDLSGHLDLKGEHLVVDIRSARSYFPSGRSVSAEAGRFEIVSTYRKPLMADLNLTVSGGADALAELASFQPINGLKDTEFTPDDFSGTAQAKITARFGLLRDQEPPPPIFGAEITLDDVDLAEPVEGRRISNVTGQMVVDQEALRLKAKAAIEDVPAEVTLVQPIGKKSAVARALEIRATLNDSNREALVPGLSDVVSGPLDVELSRIDADHQAVKIDLTKARLSAPWVGWQKGPGIAARAELEVKSKDGATDVTKLAISGDGFGVSGNLALNKDGLQSANFSKVQLSSADNFALTLARARSGYDINVSGGGADLRPLLAKIKGEGSASAGKGGEDDSATVRVKAKLDRALGFNDEALRNVSFSGTIGGGDVQNMQLAAVTASGQAVVGKTLGGEQGDTISLTSGDAGAVARFANIYDHMRSGLLNIRLTQERDSNWSGYVDLRSFSLVNESRLQSIVSTPVGEDGRSLNSAVKRDIDVSSAKFQRGFARIVYRDGALSVENGVVRGEQIGATFQGMLRDASGAMDMTGTFMPAYGLNRLFAELPIIGTILGNGRDRGLLGITFKVTGSIDQPKLTVNPLSIIAPGVFRQIFEFQ; from the coding sequence ATGGCGGACATCAGAGGGGAAAAGGTCGTTTTCCGCCGAAGGGACATGGTCGATCTGCACAGCCTGCCCTCGGCGCAGGCGCATGATCCGATCATCGTGAATTGCCCCAGGCCGCGGTCGCGTGCGGCCGGCGTCATCCGCTATCTCTGCTTTTTCCTGCTGCTGGTGCTCCTGGCCGGCGCCAGCATCTTCCTTGCCATCGAAACCGGCGCCATCGACAGCACGCTGAAATCGCGGGCGCAATCGGCGCTGAACGCAGCGATCGGACCGCGCTACCAGGCGACGGTGGGCGCGACGGTGTTGCGATTCGATTCCGATCTCCGGATCGCCCTGGAGGCGCGCAACGTCGATATCATCGAAGTGGCGACCGGCGCTCACCTGACCCGCACCGGCTCGCTCAGGCTGGCGATCGACCCCTTGGCCCTGGCGCGCGGCCAGGTCTCGATCCGTCATATCGAGGCGCAGGATATCAGCCTGGATACCGCACTTCTGCCGGCTGGCGATCCTATGGACCTGTCGCAGATGCGCATCGACCGTCTGCCGGCCTGGCTGGAGCAGGCCTTCCAGCGACTGGACGAGGCGCGGGGCGTCATCGAGCGCACCGGCACGGGTTCGATCAATATTTCCGGCATCCGTGTCCAGTTCCCGCCGGACCGCGAGGGACGGGTCTCGTCGCTGGTGGTCGACGACCTTGTCCTCTCGCTGTCGGACAGTGGGCAGGTGGTGCTGACGGGCATCGTCGAACTGGATGGGCGGCGCGCCAATCTCCTGGTCAGCGCCTCCTCGGAACAGGGCGTCACACGCAAGCTGGAGGCGAAGGTCACGGGTCTGGATCTGACACCCTTCCTGCTGCAGCGCGATGGTGACGGGGCGCCGCGCGAAGGATTGCAGGGCGCCGTTACCGTCAATCTCTCGGCCGTGCGCGACACGTCGGAGGCCGATCCGGCGATCCGGGCGCAGATCGACCACGAGCCGGGCATGTTCTATTTCGACGGGATCGGCCAGGAGCTGAGTGGCGCGAGCATCCGCGTCGCTTATGATTTTGCCAAGAACCTGATCGAGATCCTGCCGTCCGACATGCGTTTCGGTCCCACCGTTCTGCCGGTCAGTGGTGCGCTGGTGGATCTGGATCGGCTCAACCCTGCGGAAAAGCGACCCGGTTTCGGCCTCGATCTCCTGGTCAGCGGAGGGCGGGCGCAGGGCGAATCGGGCGCAGACGAGCCGGTCGTCTTCGATTTGAAGGCCAATGGCCGCTACCTGTCGGCCGATCGCCTGCTGGAAGTGGACGATATGTTCGTGTCCAGCCCGATGGGACAGATGGCGGGGTCTCTGAAGCTTCGGCTGCTCGGCAATGTCTCGCCGGAAATCAGCTTCGGCGCGCAATTGCCGAAAATGGATGTGGCTGCGGTGAAACAGCTCTGGCCGTTCTGGATGGCGCGAAAGCCGCGCGACTGGGTGACGGCCAATATGTTCGGCGGCACGGTGACCAATGGCTCGATTGCCGTCTTCATTCCCGGCGGGCGGATGAAAGGCCCGGGCGTGCCCCTGGATCTCAACGCCGACGAGTTGCAGCTGAGCTTCGACATTGCCGACAACCGGATGAACATCACCGGAGACATACCGCCGGTGCGCGATCTTTCCGGTCACCTCGACCTGAAGGGCGAACATCTGGTCGTGGATATCCGCAGCGCACGCTCCTATTTTCCCTCCGGCCGCTCGGTTTCGGCCGAGGCGGGCCGGTTCGAGATTGTCTCCACCTATCGCAAGCCGCTGATGGCCGATCTGAACCTGACGGTGTCCGGCGGCGCCGACGCGCTTGCGGAGCTTGCCAGTTTCCAGCCGATCAACGGCCTGAAGGACACGGAGTTCACGCCGGACGATTTTTCCGGCACAGCGCAGGCCAAGATCACCGCGCGCTTCGGACTGCTGCGCGACCAGGAGCCTCCGCCGCCCATATTCGGCGCCGAGATCACCCTCGACGATGTGGATCTCGCCGAACCCGTCGAGGGCCGCCGGATCAGCAATGTGACCGGCCAGATGGTCGTCGACCAGGAGGCCCTGCGGCTCAAGGCAAAGGCTGCGATCGAGGATGTGCCGGCCGAGGTGACGCTGGTCCAGCCGATCGGCAAGAAATCGGCTGTGGCGCGCGCGCTCGAAATCAGGGCGACGCTCAATGACAGCAATCGCGAGGCGCTGGTGCCGGGTCTTTCGGACGTGGTCAGCGGGCCTCTGGATGTCGAGCTGTCGCGCATCGATGCCGACCATCAGGCGGTGAAGATCGATCTGACCAAGGCGCGTCTGTCGGCGCCCTGGGTCGGGTGGCAAAAGGGGCCGGGCATTGCGGCGCGGGCCGAACTCGAGGTGAAGAGCAAAGATGGCGCGACCGATGTGACCAAGCTTGCCATTTCGGGCGACGGCTTCGGCGTCAGCGGCAATCTCGCCTTGAACAAGGATGGTCTGCAGTCGGCCAATTTCTCCAAGGTGCAATTGTCGAGCGCCGACAATTTCGCTTTGACGCTGGCGCGGGCGCGCTCCGGCTATGACATCAATGTCAGCGGCGGCGGCGCCGACCTTCGGCCGCTGCTGGCGAAGATCAAGGGTGAGGGTTCGGCCAGTGCGGGGAAGGGCGGTGAGGACGACAGTGCCACCGTGCGCGTCAAGGCAAAGCTCGACCGGGCGCTCGGCTTCAACGACGAGGCGCTGCGCAATGTCAGTTTCAGCGGCACGATCGGCGGCGGCGACGTGCAGAACATGCAACTTGCCGCGGTGACCGCAAGCGGCCAGGCGGTCGTCGGCAAGACGCTTGGCGGCGAGCAGGGCGATACGATTTCGCTGACCAGCGGCGATGCCGGCGCCGTGGCCCGTTTCGCCAATATCTACGACCACATGCGCAGCGGGCTCCTGAACATCCGCCTGACGCAGGAGAGGGACAGCAATTGGAGCGGCTATGTCGATCTGCGCAGTTTCTCGCTCGTCAATGAGAGCCGCCTGCAGTCGATCGTCTCGACACCCGTCGGCGAGGATGGCCGCAGCCTGAATTCGGCCGTCAAGCGCGATATCGACGTCAGTTCCGCCAAGTTTCAGCGCGGCTTTGCCCGCATCGTCTATCGCGACGGAGCGCTTTCGGTCGAAAATGGCGTGGTGCGCGGCGAGCAGATCGGCGCGACCTTCCAGGGCATGCTGCGCGATGCCTCCGGCGCCATGGACATGACCGGCACCTTCATGCCCGCCTATGGGCTGAACCGGCTGTTCGCCGAACTGCCGATCATCGGGACGATTCTCGGCAATGGCCGCGACCGCGGACTTTTGGGGATCACCTTCAAGGTGACCGGCTCGATCGACCAGCCGAAGCTGACGGTCAATCCGTTGTCGATCATTGCGCCGGGCGTCTTCCGCCAGATCTTCGAATTTCAGTGA
- a CDS encoding NUDIX domain-containing protein, protein MALPGIDFPGFGAGLVIRRDDGKILLYKRLKAPEAGHWNIVGGKVDHMESSEDAARREAQEETGLVIGALHCLGVSEQRIEADRQHWISVLYVTDDFNGDPVLTEPDKLSDFGWFAIDALPTPLSAFTSHAVRLLQAG, encoded by the coding sequence ATGGCTCTTCCCGGCATTGATTTTCCGGGTTTCGGCGCCGGTCTCGTAATCCGGCGCGACGATGGCAAGATCCTTCTCTACAAACGCCTGAAGGCACCGGAAGCCGGCCACTGGAACATCGTGGGCGGCAAGGTCGATCATATGGAATCCTCCGAGGATGCCGCGCGGCGCGAGGCGCAGGAGGAAACCGGCCTTGTCATCGGTGCCCTCCACTGCCTCGGCGTCAGCGAGCAGCGGATCGAGGCCGATCGCCAGCACTGGATCTCCGTGCTTTACGTGACGGACGATTTCAATGGTGATCCGGTCCTGACGGAGCCGGACAAGCTCTCCGACTTCGGCTGGTTTGCCATCGATGCCCTGCCAACCCCTCTCTCCGCCTTCACGAGTCATGCGGTCCGCCTGCTGCAGGCAGGCTGA
- a CDS encoding ferritin-like domain-containing protein, which translates to MTDASVTPVPPLSIRSLRGGTIQAIASADLDMKTELAQETARRWFARRLSLRSPLDPPLPDRPGRPAKPELVPPKLVEKRSLHTLKGRIALLHAIAHIELNAVDLALDIVGRYATEPVPHSFFDGWMQVAFEEAKHFRMVRDRLRQLGADYGDMPAHDGLWQAAHSTRNDLTARLAVVPLILEARGLDVTPALQEKMRETGDLETAAVLDVIYQDEKGHVAIGAKWFRFLCARERRDPARTFQDLVRANFRGSLKPPFNDLARAEAGLTPSFYRSLTATSHA; encoded by the coding sequence ATGACCGATGCATCCGTGACACCCGTGCCGCCTTTGTCCATCCGCTCGCTGCGGGGCGGCACCATCCAGGCCATTGCCTCGGCTGATCTGGACATGAAGACGGAGCTTGCTCAGGAAACGGCACGGCGCTGGTTTGCGCGGCGGCTTTCGCTGCGCTCGCCCCTCGATCCGCCGCTTCCCGACCGGCCGGGACGCCCGGCAAAGCCGGAACTCGTGCCGCCGAAACTGGTGGAAAAGCGGTCGCTCCACACGCTGAAGGGCCGGATCGCGCTCCTGCACGCAATCGCCCATATCGAGCTCAATGCGGTGGATCTGGCGCTCGACATCGTTGGCCGTTATGCGACGGAACCCGTGCCGCATTCCTTCTTCGACGGCTGGATGCAGGTCGCGTTCGAGGAGGCCAAGCATTTCCGCATGGTGCGCGACAGGCTGCGCCAGCTCGGCGCCGATTATGGCGACATGCCGGCCCATGACGGGCTCTGGCAGGCGGCCCATTCGACACGCAATGATCTGACCGCACGGCTGGCGGTGGTTCCCCTGATCCTCGAAGCGCGCGGCCTCGACGTCACGCCGGCGCTGCAGGAAAAGATGCGGGAGACCGGCGATCTGGAGACGGCGGCCGTGCTGGACGTGATCTACCAGGACGAGAAAGGCCATGTGGCGATCGGCGCGAAATGGTTCCGCTTCCTCTGCGCGCGTGAAAGACGTGACCCCGCCCGCACCTTCCAGGATCTGGTCCGCGCCAATTTCCGCGGCTCGCTGAAGCCGCCCTTCAACGATCTCGCCCGCGCGGAGGCGGGGCTCACGCCATCCTTCTATCGATCCTTGACCGCCACCAGCCACGCCTGA